In Cyanobium sp. ATX 6F1, the following are encoded in one genomic region:
- a CDS encoding glycoside hydrolase family 99-like domain-containing protein, which produces MKLNVASANQAVLSNPADLSLWVAEVKQLIEGSDLHAAQALVSAFGLCHPTEVWPHILKAWLAVETGSPRTAKAETDIALESHHYPRLSAVEKQFIQALRLRSEEGISAKEFTPVDKPSTEPASIADVPSTAGDVYDKGILPRRPITVKKLAFYLPQFHPIPENDEWWGEGFTEWTNVSRAKPFFPGHWQPRRPGPMGFYDLRVPATMNKQFELARRYGIDGFCFYYYWFNGKKLLEKPLEMLMDGQTDPFPFCICWVNETWTRSWDGMSGEVLVEANQSLEGTKAFIRDLEPALKNENYIRVDGRPLLLIYCAQKLESPEETVQDWREFARTSGIGELHVCAVQSFGFDDPTPWGFDAAVEFPPHCVPHKHQGLTYCRELSEEERQQLGVDPSFSGEIRDYQFYSQCGSIRPKEPYLLYKGCMLAWDNTARRMETAHIYANFSVKAYQDWLISCIDYCSRDDLNPYSESFVFINAWNEWAEGCTLEPDQHFGYALLNATLEASQQAKWIEPFTSYKNGLPMGGIGQRGQHNIVVFGHDAHMHGAQINLLSMVRNLTKKMGNKVYVVLLNGGELVDAYKKLAPTTVLSEGFSKDQAQLSALLQELRARGYGHAILNTIVTGLHTKFLKDNGFKVSNLIHELPSLIRSYQLEENLYEIASHSDDIVFSTNYVRDKIKKEFKLALSYSRVLPQGINFNESYQNKHTVRRELRTKLGFGNDDLVVMACGFADFRKGIDVFIRVAQNIISQIGQARFVWVGRLDPSIESYIRSDITNMGLEERIIITGNLPLPFEHYLSSDIFLLTSREDPLPSVVMEAFDAGLPVIGFEGAGGFVELLDNEERGLLVPYMNERLMSEAILYIKRRLDDGLAFEDNHKFARSNFDYVFYLENLLNYSHSFSAKPLSVTGNPITVSAIIPNYNYKRYLGGRLSSVLAQTKAVDEIIFLDDCSRDGSLDYATSILIDADIAVKILANEANTGSVAAQWKKGIDSASYQYVWLAEADDYCEPILVQELASAASLNSALNLSIIYCQSYMSDALGRVGSTYFDYFAGIAGIDGQIFKSDFVLGGNDFILNLLGVTNVIPNSSACLLSREKLIDIDWPELLSYRYSADWITYIRLAQLGTIAFHSRPLNYHRRHDKSVINRNLSRPKSIYQEAQQIHKLVYSLSGDPDKLSALELACRQWLRASFSSEISAS; this is translated from the coding sequence ATGAAGTTGAACGTGGCATCAGCGAATCAGGCTGTTCTCTCTAACCCGGCAGATCTGAGCCTTTGGGTGGCAGAGGTGAAGCAGTTGATTGAGGGCTCTGATCTTCATGCTGCCCAGGCTCTGGTGAGTGCTTTCGGCTTATGCCATCCCACGGAAGTATGGCCCCATATTCTCAAGGCATGGCTTGCAGTCGAAACTGGCTCACCACGAACGGCCAAAGCTGAAACTGATATAGCGCTGGAATCTCACCACTATCCCCGCCTCAGTGCCGTCGAAAAACAGTTCATCCAAGCCTTGCGCCTACGCAGTGAGGAGGGAATAAGTGCAAAGGAATTTACGCCCGTAGACAAGCCCTCTACCGAACCGGCTTCCATCGCCGATGTGCCTTCCACGGCAGGGGATGTCTACGACAAGGGGATCCTGCCAAGACGGCCAATCACTGTGAAGAAGCTGGCATTTTATCTGCCACAGTTTCACCCGATTCCTGAAAACGATGAGTGGTGGGGAGAGGGCTTTACCGAATGGACCAACGTGTCGCGCGCCAAGCCCTTTTTCCCGGGGCACTGGCAACCGAGGCGTCCGGGACCGATGGGTTTTTACGACCTTCGGGTGCCAGCCACGATGAATAAGCAGTTTGAGTTAGCACGGCGATATGGCATTGATGGTTTTTGTTTCTACTATTACTGGTTCAACGGCAAGAAGCTGCTGGAGAAGCCCCTTGAGATGCTGATGGACGGGCAGACGGATCCTTTCCCGTTTTGCATCTGCTGGGTGAACGAAACCTGGACGAGAAGCTGGGATGGGATGTCTGGAGAGGTGCTGGTAGAGGCCAACCAGAGCTTGGAAGGAACCAAGGCATTTATTCGTGATCTTGAGCCAGCGCTTAAGAATGAGAACTACATTCGTGTGGACGGACGGCCTTTACTATTAATCTACTGTGCTCAAAAACTAGAGAGCCCAGAGGAAACTGTTCAAGACTGGCGTGAATTTGCACGAACATCCGGCATAGGAGAACTTCACGTCTGCGCCGTACAGAGTTTCGGATTTGATGATCCCACGCCCTGGGGGTTCGATGCCGCTGTTGAGTTCCCACCCCATTGTGTTCCCCATAAGCACCAAGGTTTGACCTACTGCCGAGAGCTCAGCGAAGAGGAGAGGCAACAGCTTGGTGTAGATCCTAGCTTCTCAGGTGAAATCCGTGATTATCAATTCTACTCACAATGTGGCTCAATCAGGCCGAAAGAACCATATCTACTTTACAAGGGCTGCATGCTCGCCTGGGATAATACCGCAAGGCGCATGGAAACTGCGCACATCTACGCCAATTTTTCAGTTAAGGCATACCAAGATTGGCTTATATCATGCATCGACTATTGTTCACGAGACGATCTGAACCCATACAGTGAAAGCTTCGTCTTTATTAATGCCTGGAATGAGTGGGCAGAAGGTTGCACACTTGAGCCAGATCAGCATTTTGGCTATGCTCTGCTCAATGCGACTCTTGAGGCTAGCCAACAAGCTAAATGGATTGAGCCGTTCACGTCTTATAAAAACGGACTCCCCATGGGAGGAATTGGCCAGCGCGGGCAGCACAATATTGTTGTATTTGGCCATGATGCACACATGCATGGCGCACAAATCAACCTTCTAAGCATGGTCAGAAATCTGACCAAGAAGATGGGAAATAAAGTCTATGTAGTCCTCTTGAATGGCGGTGAATTGGTCGATGCGTATAAGAAGCTAGCACCAACAACAGTGCTTAGCGAAGGCTTTTCAAAAGATCAAGCACAGCTGTCAGCTCTTCTTCAAGAACTCAGGGCTAGAGGCTATGGCCATGCAATTCTCAATACTATAGTTACGGGCTTACACACCAAGTTTCTTAAAGATAATGGGTTTAAAGTTTCGAATTTGATTCATGAGCTTCCAAGCCTGATTCGGTCCTATCAGCTAGAAGAGAACCTCTACGAAATTGCGTCGCATTCCGATGATATTGTTTTTTCTACTAATTATGTAAGGGATAAAATAAAAAAAGAATTCAAGCTTGCTCTATCATATTCAAGAGTATTGCCACAGGGAATTAATTTCAACGAGAGCTATCAAAACAAACATACGGTGCGGCGCGAGCTTCGAACAAAGCTTGGATTTGGAAATGACGATCTTGTTGTTATGGCCTGTGGATTTGCCGATTTCCGCAAAGGTATAGATGTGTTTATTCGTGTTGCGCAGAATATTATTTCTCAAATTGGTCAAGCAAGGTTTGTTTGGGTGGGCAGGCTCGACCCATCGATCGAATCTTATATTCGCTCGGATATCACAAATATGGGACTGGAAGAAAGAATCATTATCACCGGCAATCTTCCACTCCCATTTGAGCACTATCTATCCAGTGATATCTTTCTCCTTACGAGTCGAGAAGATCCGCTGCCAAGCGTCGTAATGGAAGCATTCGATGCAGGCCTACCTGTGATCGGATTTGAGGGGGCGGGTGGATTTGTAGAGCTACTCGATAATGAAGAAAGAGGATTGCTTGTGCCGTATATGAATGAGAGGTTGATGAGTGAAGCAATTCTGTATATCAAGAGGCGACTTGATGATGGATTAGCCTTTGAAGATAACCACAAATTTGCACGCTCTAATTTTGACTATGTTTTTTATCTTGAAAACCTTCTAAACTATTCGCACTCATTTAGCGCCAAGCCCTTATCTGTTACTGGGAATCCCATCACAGTATCGGCTATCATACCAAATTATAATTATAAAAGGTATTTAGGTGGCAGGCTTTCTTCTGTTCTTGCACAGACTAAGGCCGTTGATGAAATTATCTTCCTGGATGACTGCTCGCGAGACGGTAGCTTAGACTATGCAACAAGCATATTAATCGATGCTGATATTGCCGTTAAAATACTTGCGAATGAGGCCAATACAGGCTCAGTTGCTGCCCAGTGGAAGAAAGGTATCGATTCGGCCAGCTACCAGTATGTTTGGCTTGCCGAAGCAGATGATTATTGCGAACCAATCTTAGTTCAAGAGTTGGCAAGTGCGGCATCCTTGAATAGCGCCTTAAACCTTTCAATTATCTATTGCCAAAGCTATATGTCTGATGCGTTGGGGAGGGTTGGCTCCACGTATTTTGATTACTTTGCTGGCATTGCTGGCATAGATGGCCAAATATTTAAATCTGACTTTGTGCTTGGCGGTAATGATTTTATTTTAAATCTCTTGGGTGTTACAAATGTGATTCCAAACTCAAGTGCCTGCCTGCTCTCGAGAGAGAAGCTAATCGATATTGATTGGCCAGAGTTGCTTTCATATAGGTATTCAGCAGACTGGATAACATATATTCGGCTGGCACAACTTGGAACAATTGCGTTTCACTCAAGGCCTTTAAATTATCATAGGAGACACGATAAAAGTGTTATTAATCGCAATCTTTCTAGGCCCAAGTCTATTTATCAAGAAGCGCAGCAAATTCATAAATTAGTGTATTCGCTTAGCGGCGATCCGGACAAGCTTTCCGCTCTTGAATTGGCGTGTCGCCAATGGCTTCGTGCCTCATTCTCTTCTGAAATCAGTGCATCATGA
- a CDS encoding sulfotransferase family protein gives MTRDAFQRGNWQAVIEAHPLESPDAGAWLRYGQALLHTMEPGPEQGKQQQQAALAFLQAQKRGASGGALVAAKRQVVMVSLREALALAGLAETAARLDLSHFAANGGMPLPGADGPRRLLLVLGMHRSGTSALAGLLGQAGFVAPANPDPGDVNNPTGFWEPRHVRRFHDGLIASCESSWEDPLLPLLSWLPDPIEPAIDKLEEALAEDFAGIPADGVAVVKDPRQCRLMPLWSELLQRRALVVQVLLVVRRPEAVAASLWRRDQLPLDRALLLWVSHTLEAELHSREQPRLVVSYEALLKDPAAVVSSCQRLAGLPEQPLLAGLQGAWIRPELNHANKPLDVAADVGTRGLLQLATAVYRALSDGSMDAMERQELLDRARLELQERMQALLRLGSQRAMLQLFWEPRAGGGFCEEHSQRRAVVMERSKAEVVFVLPNTAAQPKALRLDLAEQPGLISLQQLELRDIAGKSLWQWGVGAADLPGHGANPHTRVLAEGLVLAGDGDPGLLLAIPAESLERLGSGSSLRVVARWQALPVEVARQVLEM, from the coding sequence ATGACGCGGGACGCCTTCCAGCGCGGGAACTGGCAGGCGGTGATTGAAGCCCACCCACTGGAGAGTCCCGATGCTGGGGCCTGGCTGCGCTACGGGCAGGCCTTGCTGCACACAATGGAGCCGGGGCCGGAGCAGGGCAAACAGCAGCAGCAGGCTGCGTTGGCGTTTCTGCAGGCGCAGAAGCGGGGGGCCAGTGGCGGTGCCCTGGTCGCTGCCAAACGCCAGGTGGTGATGGTGAGCCTCAGGGAAGCCCTGGCGCTGGCTGGCCTGGCAGAAACCGCTGCGCGATTGGATCTGAGCCACTTTGCAGCCAATGGCGGGATGCCTCTGCCGGGGGCTGACGGGCCCCGCCGGCTGCTGTTAGTGCTTGGGATGCATCGCTCCGGCACGTCGGCGCTTGCGGGTCTGCTAGGGCAGGCGGGTTTTGTCGCCCCGGCCAACCCGGATCCTGGGGATGTCAACAACCCAACCGGGTTTTGGGAACCGCGCCATGTTCGCCGCTTTCATGATGGGTTGATCGCCTCCTGTGAGAGCAGCTGGGAGGATCCGCTGCTGCCGCTACTGTCCTGGCTGCCAGATCCGATCGAGCCTGCGATCGATAAGCTGGAGGAGGCGTTGGCTGAGGATTTCGCCGGCATCCCCGCCGATGGGGTGGCCGTGGTGAAGGATCCCCGCCAATGCAGGCTGATGCCGCTGTGGAGCGAGCTGTTGCAGCGCCGTGCCCTGGTGGTGCAGGTGCTGCTGGTGGTGCGGCGGCCGGAAGCCGTGGCGGCGTCTTTGTGGCGAAGGGATCAGTTGCCGCTGGATCGGGCCCTGTTGCTGTGGGTTAGCCACACCCTCGAGGCGGAACTGCACAGCCGTGAGCAGCCACGGCTGGTGGTGAGCTACGAGGCCCTGTTGAAGGATCCGGCGGCTGTGGTGAGCAGCTGCCAGCGATTGGCAGGATTGCCAGAGCAACCACTATTGGCTGGGCTGCAGGGCGCCTGGATCCGGCCAGAGCTCAACCACGCCAACAAGCCGCTGGATGTGGCTGCGGACGTGGGAACCCGGGGCCTGCTGCAGTTGGCTACTGCTGTGTATCGGGCGCTAAGCGATGGGTCGATGGATGCTATGGAAAGGCAGGAGCTGCTGGATCGGGCCAGGCTGGAGCTGCAGGAGCGGATGCAGGCGCTACTACGTCTGGGATCGCAGCGGGCGATGCTGCAATTGTTCTGGGAGCCGAGGGCCGGCGGTGGCTTCTGCGAAGAGCATTCCCAAAGGCGCGCGGTGGTGATGGAGCGCAGCAAAGCTGAGGTGGTGTTTGTGCTGCCGAACACAGCGGCCCAACCCAAGGCTCTGCGGCTGGATCTGGCCGAGCAGCCTGGCTTGATCAGCTTGCAACAGCTGGAGCTGCGCGACATAGCAGGGAAGAGCCTCTGGCAATGGGGTGTTGGAGCTGCTGATCTACCGGGGCATGGTGCTAATCCCCATACCCGGGTGCTAGCTGAGGGGCTGGTGCTTGCTGGGGATGGTGATCCAGGGCTGCTGCTGGCGATCCCAGCCGAGAGCCTGGAGCGATTGGGCTCAGGCAGTTCTTTGCGGGTTGTGGCTCGCTGGCAGGCGTTGCCAGTAGAAGTGGCGCGACAGGTGCTGGAGATGTAG
- a CDS encoding type II toxin-antitoxin system PemK/MazF family toxin: MISIERHGVLLVPFPFTDRTSQKRRPAVVLSDPSFQRSTGHLLLAMVTSAKQSQWPLDWPINDLEAAGLPQPCLVRFKLFSLDERFILKRLGALSTADGNGVTTQMGALLGWTTQR; encoded by the coding sequence GTGATATCGATCGAACGCCATGGCGTGTTGCTGGTGCCCTTCCCGTTCACAGACCGCACATCTCAGAAACGACGGCCCGCAGTTGTCCTTTCGGATCCGAGCTTTCAACGCTCCACGGGCCATCTGTTGCTGGCCATGGTCACTTCGGCGAAACAATCACAGTGGCCTCTCGACTGGCCGATCAACGATCTTGAGGCGGCTGGCCTGCCCCAGCCCTGCCTAGTGCGGTTCAAGCTTTTCAGCCTGGATGAACGCTTCATCCTCAAGAGACTCGGCGCCTTGTCGACAGCCGACGGCAATGGTGTGACGACGCAGATGGGCGCCCTTCTGGGCTGGACAACGCAGCGCTGA
- a CDS encoding AbrB/MazE/SpoVT family DNA-binding domain-containing protein yields MATLTAKGQVTVPKAVREALGLRQGDQLSWMLEDGSVRVRAIAPLDLAYLRGLEDNLQEWCSAADDECFGEL; encoded by the coding sequence GTGGCCACGCTCACGGCCAAGGGCCAGGTGACCGTGCCCAAGGCCGTGAGAGAGGCCCTTGGGCTGCGGCAGGGTGATCAACTGAGCTGGATGCTGGAGGATGGCTCGGTGCGGGTGCGGGCGATCGCTCCGTTGGATCTGGCCTACCTGCGGGGGCTGGAGGACAATCTGCAGGAATGGTGCAGCGCGGCAGACGATGAGTGCTTTGGCGAGCTGTGA
- a CDS encoding glycosyltransferase family 2 protein — MARDPLAWQPLLRHWTHCIGEGGAAVADLGRLEHVADLDLAALLPGGPGWADAQRCMAHDPEGAFRALYYGLALRGLEALPPPADLVPADSAEPPAISVLIPVHNHWPITLNGLRSLVVAANTTRFEVIVADDASSDATTQLGRQLPWLRIWRSERNQGFLDTCNAAAQQARGEVLLLLNNDTLVGDHALDRLMESFQRHPEAGVVGAAFWGADGLPQEVGGIVWASGQVWNHGRGFGPEQWFALADERQTDYVSGCGLAIRRRLWNELGGFDQRYRPAYCEDTDLCLRASEAGQAVLVQPQARILHLEGLSHSRQAEQGLKKHQTRNLEQLKQRWQQQLDTQHPPAGLPWLLAADVALRGRPLALLLQPNAEAIAICQQRGWAPLVLEPQWPLDWLVAHLVGPLLNAIALVGEPPAGAALPPGWLQVAEASQLPQRPLGEMPRLPALPGWDREDLRVLASSSGLHADGWLETPCRLVLELLGEARQAEVLRLQLFLPEEGLLESEAAVQVQLEPGGEPQQLALRPGLNGWDLQLGMDPAPWLLLSIGGRPLVKPANPQDQRELLAVLNDLSVS; from the coding sequence GTGGCCCGCGACCCGCTGGCCTGGCAACCGCTGCTGCGCCACTGGACCCACTGCATCGGAGAAGGCGGTGCAGCCGTGGCCGATCTGGGCCGCCTTGAGCACGTTGCCGATCTGGATCTGGCGGCCCTGCTGCCGGGTGGACCGGGCTGGGCCGATGCCCAGCGCTGCATGGCCCACGATCCGGAAGGGGCCTTCCGAGCGCTGTATTACGGCCTGGCCCTGCGGGGATTGGAGGCACTCCCTCCACCGGCAGATCTGGTGCCGGCAGACAGCGCAGAGCCCCCGGCCATCAGTGTGCTGATTCCTGTGCATAACCACTGGCCGATCACGCTGAATGGCCTCCGCAGCCTTGTGGTGGCGGCCAACACCACGCGCTTTGAGGTGATCGTGGCCGATGACGCCTCCAGCGATGCCACCACCCAGCTGGGGCGGCAACTGCCCTGGCTACGGATCTGGCGCAGCGAGCGGAACCAGGGCTTTCTCGACACCTGCAACGCAGCCGCCCAACAGGCCCGTGGCGAGGTGCTGCTGTTGCTGAACAACGACACGCTGGTGGGCGATCACGCCCTGGATCGGCTGATGGAGAGCTTCCAGCGCCATCCGGAAGCCGGGGTTGTGGGGGCTGCCTTCTGGGGAGCCGATGGCCTGCCTCAGGAGGTGGGGGGGATCGTGTGGGCGAGCGGCCAGGTGTGGAACCACGGCCGGGGCTTCGGGCCAGAGCAGTGGTTTGCCCTGGCCGATGAGCGTCAGACGGATTATGTGAGCGGCTGTGGGCTAGCGATCCGCCGCCGCCTCTGGAACGAGCTGGGCGGTTTCGATCAGCGCTACCGACCGGCCTACTGCGAAGACACCGACCTGTGCCTGCGGGCCTCGGAGGCCGGCCAGGCAGTGCTGGTGCAACCGCAGGCGAGGATCCTGCACCTGGAAGGGCTGAGCCATTCACGCCAAGCGGAACAAGGCCTCAAAAAGCACCAGACCCGCAACCTGGAGCAACTGAAGCAACGCTGGCAACAGCAACTGGATACGCAGCACCCCCCAGCGGGCCTGCCTTGGCTGCTGGCGGCAGATGTGGCATTGCGGGGGCGACCGCTGGCGTTGCTGCTGCAGCCCAATGCAGAGGCGATCGCCATCTGCCAACAACGGGGCTGGGCGCCGCTGGTGCTGGAGCCCCAGTGGCCGCTGGATTGGTTGGTGGCGCATCTGGTGGGGCCGCTGCTGAACGCGATCGCGCTGGTGGGGGAGCCGCCGGCGGGGGCGGCCCTCCCGCCGGGGTGGTTGCAGGTGGCGGAGGCCAGCCAGTTGCCGCAGCGACCGCTGGGCGAGATGCCCCGGTTGCCGGCGCTGCCGGGTTGGGATCGGGAGGATCTGCGGGTGTTGGCCAGCAGCAGCGGCCTGCATGCCGATGGCTGGCTGGAAACACCCTGCCGGCTGGTGCTGGAGCTGCTGGGGGAGGCGCGACAGGCTGAAGTCTTGCGCCTGCAGCTGTTTTTGCCAGAGGAGGGCTTGCTGGAGTCAGAAGCTGCCGTGCAGGTGCAGCTGGAGCCCGGAGGGGAGCCACAGCAGCTGGCTCTGCGGCCAGGCCTGAATGGTTGGGATCTGCAGCTAGGGATGGATCCGGCGCCCTGGCTGCTGCTCAGCATCGGTGGCCGGCCCCTGGTGAAGCCTGCGAACCCGCAAGATCAGCGAGAGCTGTTGGCGGTGCTGAATGATCTGTCGGTGAGCTGA
- a CDS encoding class I SAM-dependent methyltransferase codes for MAQAPERSTLMPSEGVLSLHELHRTYASFAEFQPNLMSLLQQGGLIEDCIQVTQALGILEPLSGEHIPPEAITIQGPNYRESLIANGLLSRNRAVLRVLEQSYGSLEALGQLDVYLVEALTGFALWMRRHLGDEHLTCSEFLNDAENNFADIHNEDLCALSYSDASFDLILCNELFEHVRDLDLAFREMARVLRPGGRLIATCPMAFGQQDSIVKARFNEASGHDELLTEAEFHGDPIRPEAGSLVYRIPGWDLIDQLQTAGFSDVVMHHLASWKHGILGSDLPGVLVIEAQR; via the coding sequence ATGGCACAGGCTCCTGAGCGCTCGACCCTGATGCCCAGCGAGGGGGTGCTGAGCCTGCATGAACTCCATCGCACCTACGCCAGCTTTGCGGAATTCCAGCCGAATCTGATGAGCCTCCTGCAGCAGGGGGGGCTGATCGAGGATTGCATCCAGGTGACCCAAGCCCTGGGGATCCTGGAGCCCTTGAGCGGTGAACACATCCCGCCGGAAGCGATCACAATCCAGGGCCCCAATTACCGGGAATCGCTGATCGCCAACGGGCTCCTGAGCCGCAACCGGGCTGTGCTGCGCGTACTGGAGCAGAGCTACGGTTCGCTGGAGGCTCTGGGCCAGTTGGATGTGTACCTGGTGGAGGCTCTCACCGGCTTTGCCCTCTGGATGAGACGCCACCTGGGGGATGAACATCTCACCTGCAGTGAGTTCCTCAACGACGCCGAAAACAACTTCGCTGACATCCACAACGAAGACCTCTGCGCCCTGAGTTATTCGGATGCCAGCTTCGATCTAATCCTTTGCAATGAACTGTTTGAGCATGTCAGGGATCTTGATCTGGCCTTCCGAGAGATGGCCCGGGTGTTGCGACCCGGCGGGCGGCTGATCGCCACCTGCCCCATGGCCTTTGGCCAGCAGGATTCGATTGTCAAGGCCCGCTTCAATGAGGCGAGCGGCCACGACGAACTGCTTACCGAGGCCGAGTTCCATGGAGATCCGATCCGACCCGAGGCTGGATCGCTGGTCTACCGCATCCCGGGCTGGGATTTAATCGATCAACTCCAAACGGCCGGATTCAGTGATGTCGTGATGCACCACCTGGCCAGCTGGAAACATGGAATTCTCGGTTCGGATCTGCCGGGGGTGCTGGTGATCGAAGCGCAGCGCTAG
- a CDS encoding nucleotidyltransferase domain-containing protein — translation MTLIPGLPAAAEEKLLDVLRNQPSVDQVWLYGSRAMERHQPGSDVDLCLAGESISHGDLLRVMDRVEDLLLPWRVDLALQRELPADLLAHIERVGRCLWRRQG, via the coding sequence ATGACCCTGATTCCTGGCTTGCCCGCAGCGGCGGAAGAGAAGCTGCTGGATGTGCTCCGCAACCAGCCAAGCGTGGATCAGGTGTGGCTGTATGGCTCAAGAGCGATGGAACGGCACCAACCTGGATCGGATGTGGATCTCTGCCTGGCCGGTGAATCGATCAGCCATGGCGATCTGCTCAGGGTGATGGACCGGGTAGAGGATTTGCTGCTGCCCTGGAGGGTGGATCTCGCTCTGCAGCGGGAGCTACCCGCCGATCTGCTGGCTCACATTGAACGGGTGGGGCGCTGCCTCTGGAGGCGGCAGGGTTGA
- a CDS encoding HI0074 family nucleotidyltransferase substrate-binding subunit — protein MRSEGNADLLGSRDTLREAFRLGLIGDGEAWMLMIQDRNITRHTYNSSTALEIIGHIQGSYLLSYQQLRERLKLRLKEAPP, from the coding sequence TTGCGCAGCGAAGGCAATGCCGATCTACTTGGCTCCAGAGACACGCTGCGGGAAGCCTTCCGGCTTGGGCTGATCGGCGATGGGGAGGCCTGGATGTTGATGATTCAAGACCGCAACATCACGAGACATACCTACAACAGCAGCACCGCATTGGAGATCATCGGTCACATCCAAGGCTCCTACCTCCTTAGCTATCAGCAGCTGAGGGAGCGGCTCAAGCTCCGTCTTAAGGAAGCCCCCCCATGA
- a CDS encoding HEPN domain-containing protein yields MLVRRHLLTLSFGLDPSCPAEDWGFTAQQAVEKLLKTLIVLRDQRPPRSHELADLAALAELALDPLLLKLQPFAVEARYEEGPFALPAERTVLMGRLEALLAHCEAAVARAARP; encoded by the coding sequence ATGCTGGTGCGGCGTCACCTGCTGACCCTGAGCTTTGGCCTTGATCCAAGTTGCCCGGCTGAAGACTGGGGCTTCACGGCCCAGCAGGCTGTGGAGAAACTGCTGAAGACCCTGATCGTGCTCCGCGACCAGCGTCCGCCCCGGAGCCACGAACTGGCGGATCTGGCCGCCTTGGCGGAGCTGGCCCTCGATCCATTACTGCTCAAGCTGCAACCTTTCGCCGTGGAGGCGCGCTACGAGGAGGGCCCGTTCGCCTTACCGGCGGAGCGGACCGTGCTGATGGGGCGCCTCGAAGCTCTGCTGGCCCACTGCGAAGCCGCCGTGGCCCGCGCGGCGCGGCCCTGA